The Diorhabda sublineata isolate icDioSubl1.1 chromosome 6, icDioSubl1.1, whole genome shotgun sequence genome includes a window with the following:
- the LOC130445402 gene encoding putative tricarboxylate transport protein, mitochondrial, which translates to MSPSVPTTFVYPFKRPWLKDSSAAAPAGSGNIGLKGIVAGGITGGIEICITFPTEYVKTQLQLDEKGERKKYNGIVDCVKKTVKGHGFFGLYRGLSVLLYGSIPKSAVRFGAFESFKKRMQKSDGTLTVPGRLLCGLGAGMCEAVLAVTPMETVKVKFINDQRSQTPRFKGFFHGVGMIVKEEGIGGVYKGVTATIIKQGSNQAIRFFVMETLKDLYKGGDRDKKIPKLVVGAMGGFAGACSVYGNNPIDVVKTRMQSLEAKKYKNTLDCAMQILKNEGVTAFYKGTVPRLGRVCLDVAITFMIYDSIMDLFNKYW; encoded by the exons ATGAGTCCATCAGTTCCCACTACATTTGTTTACCCATTCAAGAGGCCTTGGCTGAAAGATTCCAGTGCTGCCGCGCCTGCTGGCTCTGGAAATATAGGCCTGAAAGGAATAGTAGCag gtGGTATTACTGGTGGAATAGAAATATGTATAACTTTCCCCACAGAATACGTAAAGACACAACTCCAGTTAGATGAAAAAGGAGagaggaaaaaatataatggaaTAGTTGATTGTGTTAAGAAAACTGTCAAGGGTCATGGGTTTTTTGGACTCTACCGAGGACTTAGTGTTTTATTATATGGATCCATACCAAAAAGTGCAGTTAG gttTGGTGCCtttgaatcatttaaaaaacgGATGCAAAAAAGTGATGGTACTCTGACAGTACCCGGAAGGTTATTATGTGGATTAGGTGCTGGTATGTGTGAAGCAGTATTGGCGGTAACTCCAATGGAAACTGTCAAAGTGAAATTTATTAATGATCAAAGGTCTCAAACGCCTAGGTTTAAGGGTTTCTTCCATGGAGTAGGCATGATTGTAAAAGAAGAAG GTATTGGTGGTGTATATAAAGGAGTAACGGCGACGATAATTAAACAAGGATCCAATCAAGCGATACGATTTTTTGTAATGGAAACTTTGAAGGATTTATATAAAGGAGGTGACCGTGACAAGAAGATTCCAAAACTTGTTGTAGGTGCAATGGGTGGTTTTGCAG GTGCTTGTTCGGTGTACGGGAATAACCCCATCGATGTCGTAAAAACCAGAATGCAAAGTTTAGAGgctaaaaagtacaaaaatacaTTAGACTGTGCCATGCAGATTCTTAAAAATGAGGGAGTAACGGCGTTCTACAAGGGTACCGTTCCCAGATTGGGAAGAGTATGTCTTGATGTTGCTATTACTTTTATGATCTATGACAGCATTATGGActtatttaacaaatattggTAA